From a region of the Paenibacillus lutimineralis genome:
- a CDS encoding efflux RND transporter permease subunit, giving the protein MSGITKWVFGNKAAAGLLIVLALVVGAMSYTSLPMEFMPEADNPQVTVTTLGPGQNAQAMEENVTKPIESAVAMVKGKTEMMSSSGDGYAQVNIHFDSKTNMKDAAQEVQKAVNTLQFPQGVMRPYVLQLNTSMIPVSQLTLAFENGITEETLETAETVIIPKLQKIDGVANVALYGKTLPQVQIKLDPQKMATHGVSVVQMTGLLQGRSVAASIGEQTIGGQTGSIGVISSIDNVDTLKALPISDGVKLQDIASVEVKADQESVSRSNGKDVLFAIVMKEANANAVDVGKKVQDTLEDINKNIKGAEAEVVISTSEMVVDSVNSMMREVLLGALFATIIILIFLRNFRATLVTVVSIPLSLAVTLYLLNLSGVTLNIITLGGVAVAVGRLVDDSIVVIENIYRRLQKEPFSIEMIISATKEVAGAITASTIATVAVFLPMGLLRGSLQAFLLPFALTVTYSLLTSLIVALTVVPLLSSRLLRNTAMKEHEPSKWFRRFLDWNLSRKWVSLLLGLIILVGSIAVYINMPKGALDASDASHISVKLKYPNDTPVPEVLTEGKKLEQAMMKLPEAKTVIMQSGNSADSAQWGSVSSTTLVNFTIVMKKDADTNAFVNQVRGLQDQYPGAVLSASPTSFMGGGSTSEYIDITGDDLSELTTVASQVQDKVKDIEGVRKISSNMEDTKPVFSFRVDPAKANAQEIMMQLAAVLNPIPLGQMELNGSPASVVLTPLSEPKSQQDLENITLMTATGPQPLSQLAKLEVRNDPATLYRKEGKPYVRITTEVDPKKVSEIGASIKKETNTITLPAGVSLYEGGASVDQAGDFKDLGMTAIISIGLVYLIMVITFKTLRAPLAIMFSLPLAAIGAVIGLLISGVTPDFTAIFGALMLIGIVVTNAIVLIDRVKQNEEHMTIREALLEAASTRMRPILMTAIATICAMLPLLFGHSEQGSIVSQSLAIVVVGGLTAATALTLVIVPVIYELFFFRRSAKQRRQALKKAA; this is encoded by the coding sequence ATGAGTGGGATAACCAAATGGGTATTCGGCAATAAGGCGGCAGCGGGGCTGCTGATCGTCTTGGCGCTTGTCGTAGGAGCGATGAGCTATACCTCTCTGCCGATGGAATTCATGCCGGAGGCCGATAATCCACAAGTAACAGTAACAACGCTTGGACCAGGACAGAATGCGCAAGCCATGGAGGAGAACGTCACCAAGCCGATTGAATCGGCTGTAGCAATGGTCAAGGGAAAGACAGAGATGATGTCTTCTTCGGGAGATGGATATGCGCAGGTGAACATCCATTTTGACTCCAAGACGAATATGAAGGATGCCGCACAGGAGGTGCAGAAGGCGGTAAATACCCTGCAGTTCCCGCAGGGAGTGATGCGGCCCTATGTGCTTCAGCTCAACACTTCCATGATTCCGGTGTCCCAATTGACACTGGCTTTCGAGAATGGGATTACCGAGGAGACGCTGGAGACCGCTGAGACGGTCATTATCCCTAAGCTGCAGAAGATTGACGGCGTCGCGAACGTGGCGCTATACGGTAAAACCTTACCACAGGTGCAAATTAAGCTTGATCCGCAGAAGATGGCCACCCATGGCGTATCCGTCGTCCAGATGACAGGGCTGCTTCAAGGCCGCAGCGTCGCGGCATCCATCGGTGAGCAGACGATTGGCGGACAGACGGGCAGCATCGGCGTCATCTCTTCGATTGACAATGTAGATACGCTGAAGGCTCTCCCAATCTCTGATGGAGTGAAGCTGCAGGATATTGCATCTGTTGAGGTCAAAGCCGATCAGGAGAGCGTCAGCCGTTCCAACGGCAAGGATGTGCTGTTCGCCATCGTGATGAAGGAAGCCAACGCTAATGCGGTAGACGTCGGCAAGAAGGTGCAAGATACCTTAGAAGACATCAACAAGAACATCAAAGGAGCCGAAGCCGAGGTCGTGATCAGCACCTCTGAAATGGTCGTCGATTCCGTCAATAGCATGATGCGGGAGGTGCTGCTCGGCGCGCTGTTTGCCACGATCATCATTCTGATCTTCCTACGCAATTTCCGCGCTACTCTGGTAACCGTCGTATCGATCCCGCTATCGTTGGCTGTTACGCTATATCTGCTGAACCTCTCGGGTGTTACCCTGAACATCATCACGCTGGGCGGGGTAGCTGTAGCCGTTGGTCGTCTGGTGGATGACAGTATCGTAGTTATCGAGAACATCTATCGCAGACTGCAAAAGGAACCTTTCTCGATTGAAATGATAATCAGTGCAACGAAAGAGGTCGCTGGTGCGATTACCGCTTCAACAATAGCAACCGTAGCGGTGTTCCTGCCGATGGGTTTGCTGCGCGGCAGCCTGCAGGCGTTCCTGCTGCCTTTTGCCCTAACGGTAACTTACTCACTACTGACTTCGCTTATCGTAGCCCTGACCGTTGTTCCGCTTCTCAGCTCGCGGCTGCTGCGGAATACGGCCATGAAGGAGCATGAACCGTCCAAATGGTTCCGTCGTTTCCTGGACTGGAACCTGAGCCGCAAGTGGGTATCCCTCTTGCTCGGCCTGATCATTCTGGTTGGCTCTATTGCTGTCTATATCAACATGCCGAAGGGAGCACTCGACGCTTCCGACGCTAGTCATATCTCGGTCAAATTGAAATATCCAAATGACACACCCGTGCCTGAGGTGCTGACCGAGGGCAAGAAGCTCGAACAAGCGATGATGAAGCTACCGGAAGCGAAGACAGTCATCATGCAGTCCGGCAACAGTGCTGACTCGGCCCAATGGGGCAGCGTAAGCTCAACGACCCTAGTTAACTTCACGATCGTCATGAAGAAGGATGCCGATACCAACGCTTTTGTGAACCAGGTTCGGGGACTTCAAGACCAATATCCCGGAGCGGTGCTGTCGGCGAGCCCGACGAGCTTCATGGGCGGAGGCTCGACCAGCGAGTATATCGATATCACGGGAGACGATCTGTCAGAGCTTACGACGGTAGCGAGCCAGGTACAGGATAAAGTAAAAGATATTGAGGGCGTCCGCAAAATATCTAGCAACATGGAGGACACGAAGCCTGTCTTCTCGTTCCGAGTAGATCCGGCCAAGGCCAACGCTCAGGAAATCATGATGCAGCTGGCCGCCGTCCTGAATCCAATTCCGCTCGGACAGATGGAGCTGAACGGCTCACCAGCGAGTGTCGTGCTAACTCCGCTCAGCGAGCCAAAATCCCAGCAGGATCTGGAGAACATCACGCTGATGACCGCTACAGGACCACAGCCGTTGTCCCAGTTGGCGAAGCTTGAGGTCCGCAACGATCCTGCTACCCTATATCGTAAAGAAGGCAAACCCTATGTACGGATCACAACAGAGGTGGACCCGAAAAAGGTATCCGAGATTGGGGCTTCTATTAAGAAGGAGACCAATACCATTACGCTTCCGGCAGGCGTAAGTCTCTATGAGGGTGGTGCTTCTGTCGACCAAGCTGGAGATTTTAAGGACTTGGGCATGACTGCAATCATCTCTATTGGCCTTGTCTACCTGATCATGGTCATTACCTTCAAGACACTGCGTGCTCCGCTGGCGATCATGTTCTCCCTACCGCTTGCGGCGATCGGCGCCGTCATTGGTCTACTGATCTCCGGTGTAACGCCAGACTTCACCGCTATATTCGGAGCGCTGATGCTGATCGGTATTGTCGTCACGAACGCGATCGTACTGATCGACCGCGTCAAGCAGAACGAGGAGCATATGACGATTCGAGAAGCGCTGCTTGAAGCGGCCAGTACGCGGATGCGGCCGATCCTGATGACGGCCATCGCAACGATTTGCGCCATGCTGCCACTCCTGTTCGGACACTCCGAGCAAGGCAGCATCGTCTCGCAGAGCTTAGCAATCGTAGTCGTTGGCGGCTTGACCGCCGCTACAGCACTTACACTGGTCATCGTACCAGTGATCTACGAGCTGTTCTTCTTCCGCCGCTCTGCCAAGCAGCGTAGACAGGCACTGAAGAAGGCGGCATAA